A window of Pyrobaculum aerophilum str. IM2 contains these coding sequences:
- a CDS encoding Gfo/Idh/MocA family protein: protein MKVAVVGIGGWGKNHLRVVAQLRGEGLVDTIYAVDIDESRLRWAEKVYGAVAVRGVDAAANIDVDAAIVATPTTLHAAHASVFLSRGIPTLVEKPFAASLQEAYQLIDIAGKTLVSTGYLLRFHQGVRYVKNNLDKLGRFLTAYGKRTSRWPLRPGDVGVVKDLAIHDIDLVTYITGLRATSVYASGGSTRGMYEDHVQIFSHYDGASAIYEANWLTPYKFRKLELTGEQGIFIVDFATDEIYFYGEEGVYRPRLEIAEPLLIQDREFLKAASGRGGEVVNREDIIYTMKFCEAAILSIKTGRAVSLGDL, encoded by the coding sequence ATGAAAGTGGCGGTTGTGGGAATTGGGGGGTGGGGGAAAAATCACTTACGCGTAGTGGCGCAATTAAGAGGCGAGGGGTTAGTAGATACAATATACGCCGTGGATATTGACGAGTCTAGGCTGAGATGGGCAGAAAAAGTATACGGCGCAGTGGCGGTGAGGGGCGTTGACGCCGCCGCCAATATAGACGTCGACGCGGCCATTGTGGCAACCCCCACTACGTTACACGCTGCCCACGCCTCTGTATTTCTCTCAAGGGGGATACCGACGCTGGTGGAAAAGCCCTTTGCCGCGAGCCTCCAAGAGGCGTATCAATTAATTGATATCGCCGGCAAGACGCTCGTGAGTACGGGGTATTTACTGCGTTTTCACCAAGGCGTGAGATACGTTAAGAACAACTTAGACAAGCTGGGCCGCTTCCTCACGGCATATGGCAAGAGGACATCTAGGTGGCCGTTGAGGCCGGGCGATGTGGGCGTGGTAAAAGATTTGGCGATACACGACATTGATTTAGTCACTTATATCACCGGTCTGAGGGCGACTTCCGTATACGCCTCCGGCGGGTCTACTAGGGGCATGTATGAGGATCATGTACAGATTTTCTCACATTACGACGGAGCCTCGGCTATTTACGAGGCCAACTGGCTGACGCCGTATAAATTCAGAAAACTGGAGCTCACAGGTGAGCAGGGCATATTTATTGTGGATTTCGCTACTGACGAAATATACTTTTACGGCGAAGAGGGAGTCTACCGTCCCAGGCTTGAAATAGCCGAGCCCCTCCTCATACAAGACAGAGAGTTTCTCAAGGCGGCTTCCGGCAGAGGCGGCGAGGTGGTGAACAGAGAGGACATTATATACACAATGAAATTCTGTGAGGCGGCCATCCTGTCAATAAAAACTGGGAGGGCAGTCAGTCTCGGCGATTTATAA